A single genomic interval of Actinomycetes bacterium harbors:
- a CDS encoding M56 family metallopeptidase — translation MTPLAAVLACGLALGVGAPLALERLPRLERWPQLAAYLWLAATGGALGALVLAGVLLVVPTGGLAVDVAMLLRTCVMALRDALASPGGAPGALAGLALLALVPAGLAAGAVAAGVRARRATRLHRDLLALAGRPAPALPGVTVLDHAAPLAYCLAGRSGPVVLSTATLARLDPQQLAAVLAHERAHQSGRHHALVLAAEVLRTGFCWLPAARAGRAAVGRLVELAADDAAARARGRAQVADALARLGAVPTPAPGVGLGVGGVSVGERVGRLATPAAPGGTGALLTGVLVVAVPLAAEVLALAGPLVRVAGVPVCPLG, via the coding sequence GTGACGCCGCTGGCCGCCGTGCTCGCCTGCGGGCTGGCGCTCGGCGTGGGCGCGCCGCTGGCGCTCGAGCGGCTTCCCCGGCTTGAGCGCTGGCCGCAGCTGGCCGCCTACCTGTGGCTCGCCGCGACCGGCGGCGCGCTCGGCGCGCTCGTGCTCGCGGGCGTGCTGCTCGTGGTGCCCACCGGCGGGCTCGCGGTCGATGTCGCCATGCTGCTGCGGACCTGCGTGATGGCGTTACGGGACGCGCTCGCCTCGCCCGGCGGAGCACCGGGCGCCCTGGCCGGGCTCGCGCTCCTCGCCCTGGTCCCCGCCGGGCTGGCGGCTGGCGCGGTTGCCGCCGGGGTGCGGGCCCGGCGCGCGACCCGGCTCCACCGTGACCTGCTCGCCCTCGCCGGCCGGCCCGCGCCGGCGCTGCCCGGCGTGACCGTGCTCGACCACGCCGCGCCGCTGGCCTACTGCCTGGCCGGCCGGTCCGGCCCGGTCGTGCTGTCGACCGCCACGCTGGCGCGCCTGGACCCCCAGCAGCTGGCCGCCGTGCTCGCCCACGAGCGCGCCCACCAGAGCGGCCGCCACCACGCGCTGGTGCTGGCGGCGGAGGTGCTGCGGACCGGGTTTTGCTGGCTGCCGGCGGCCCGGGCCGGCCGGGCCGCGGTCGGCCGGCTGGTCGAGCTGGCCGCCGACGACGCGGCTGCCCGCGCTCGGGGCCGGGCGCAGGTCGCTGACGCGCTCGCGCGGCTCGGCGCCGTCCCCACCCCCGCGCCCGGGGTCGGCTTGGGCGTCGGCGGGGTGAGTGTTGGCGAGCGCGTCGGCCGGTTGGCCACGCCCGCCGCGCCGGGTGGCACGGGCGCGCTGCTGACCGGCGTGCTGGTGGTCGCCGTCCCGCTCGCGGCCGAGGTCCTGGCGCTGGCCGGGCCGCTGGTGCGCGTGGCCGGCGTGCCGGTCTGCCCGCTTGGCTGA